TCCTCTTTGAAATTTACCGTTTCTTCATAGATACCCtgttttttatatctataatataaaaatgaatcgcaaaatgcgttggtaagcgcataactcaacaacgcctggaccaatttggcccatacttttctaaaatattcgttgaagttctaggatggtttttgcggcgagaaaaattcgaataattcccggaaaaatcataaaaatagcccttttctttttcccatacaaatgttttttaactaaaacgtagtcaatttgagctttattgttattgtataaagttcatattaataatattagaaagggtatggtaggggtagggtatggtagggtagggtagggggtagcgTAGATTTAAGGTAGAGTttgggtggggtaggggtagttaaaagtttacatcgagtatcacgcggacgaagtcgcgggcgtccgctagtttaattataaattttaaattcatatgCAAACTTTTTAATGACAAACagtctttaattatttatttaatagatttagTGTTTAACAAGAACTGACAGTAAACTGTCTATATGAAAAGCCACCAGGGTcctaactccataattggctggCACAGTTACATATGGTAGGAAATCCGGAAATAAGCAACTTAACACAACAGTGAGCATTTGTAAAGATTTACAATTTGCTAATCTTTGCATGTTTGCAGAATATTTGATGAATCGATTTATTGTGATTTGGAAGTGGTAtgtggaaaattaaaaatactaacaCACTCTTGTATCCTGAAAGCACGTACgaacatattttataacaagCTTGAAGCTATTTTGCACTTTAATATTGGTAAAGAAGTCTTTGATGAAATATACTCCTTCATAAGGtaacttttttactttatatgcttattttactttactattattactaACATATTCTATAATAAGCCTGAAACTATTTTGCACTTTAATATTGATAAAGAAGTCTTTGATGAAATATTCTCCTtcataaggattttttttactttaaatgcttattttactttattactatttaatcAACAGTGTATTTCAatggtatattattttttcagtgATGCCTATACGGAATGTGATATAAAGAATcaagaaaatgaaattttgatttttcttaaaagcAAAATATTCAATGCTTTATCTGATTCAAATCAAGTAAAAGAGAACACTGATGATATTGAAGTCTATCTAACACCAAATTGTACAAGTCCTTTTGCAGAAAAATTTCAACAAATTACATGTCTTAGTCCAAGTACAGAATTGACTAAGGAGTACTATGCTTTAGTACATATAGAGAGAAATTTACTTGAGCAGGAATTGATTGAGCAAGATGCTCTGTCAAATGCTTTTCAAACTATAATAAAATCGCAAGATAGAAAAGCACATAAAGATATACAACGTAACAAACCTACTTCACTGTCTCTTATTTCTAGTCACTCGtccaaaacaataaaacattccAATAATTGTGATAATTATAACGAATTGCCCAATGAAAATACCTTTGTCAAAAATTGTGAGGTTATATCCTATGAACCTATTCAAAGTACAAAAACATGTCAATCATATaaagtgtttgaaaataatttaagtaagaCTAAGGAAATAGTAGGTGAAAAAGTATTGGACACTACTTATTCTCCAGATAGCTTAATCACTGACGACCCTAGTTCTTCTTCAGATTACTTGTCTGCAGCATATACATGTTCTCCCGCCTTGGGATCTTCTGGGTGCTTTCCTCAATTAAATGTTGGCGAAAATTGTTCTAAAATGGAAAACATCTTTACTTCTTCCGATTCTGGTCTGGAAAATACTGGTATGTTGGAAAGTTTGACTAGTCATAAAGATGTAACTTTAACAGATATATCTTTAACTGAAAGTACTCTAAATGACGTAACTACAGAAGAAACAAATCATTCGCAAGGATCGATCTCGAGTCCAGAGGCTGATGGTCTCCAGATTCAGAAAGTTATAGATGATACTGGAACTTCATCCTTGAATGGTATTAAAGGTGCAGAAGGCTGTAATAGTCAACGAAATTTATGTTTGGGAAAACAAGATGATGTAAAATATAGCAAGACATCTAAAGAAGAAAAGCAACGACAAAATGAAGAAATTGTTATACTAGAATCATCATCCGTTTCTTCAGAGACAGGATCTTGGGAGTCTGTCTTCCCTCCAAAAATAACAGATAAAgaaatttgtataaaatttatcCACAATGAACGTCAATATGTAAAGAACcatgaaacttttaaaaataagccTAACTATATTGACAACCAAAATAATGAGAAAACGTTAATTAAACACTCAACGCCTTGTTTCATAGATGCTGCCAGTTTGGCAGACGAAGAACAAATTTCTGTCCAGTCATCTAACATAAATGATATTGAGGGTGGTATATCAAGACCCAACTTAATACCTATGCCGAGTAAACCAGTGCCATGTTCCACAGTAAATAAGCAAGATAATAGCCCAGGTGATTGGTCTGAAAGtaacgataatgatgattcgtTAGAACAAGGGGATAATAAAGAAACAGATTCGATACAAAAAGATTTGTCTCCGACTATTTTTGAAATGACCCCTATTACTGATGACTCTTTGAGCGCAAATATTACTGTAGGCAATAAAACCTCTAGTGAAAGAAACGTTGTTTCAAGATCCGAGAGTGAGAAGCCTGCCTCGCTCGCTTCTGGTACAGTGTATACAGTCACAACACCTCACAACTCTATTACGTCACTCAAAATATCTtctttaaaacattataaatctgaagaaaGTGAAGCCGATACCATTATAAGTAAAGAGTGCTACTCAAATTTTAGTTCTGGAAAATATAAAGAATGTTCTTCCATAGTTCCAGATGATACTTCGATTGAAGATGTATATACTCCCAAATATGGAATTCAGTCTAGCAGTCCACTCGTTTTacgtaaaaaagaaaacatgtcTATTGTGCCAGGCACGTCATCTTCAAATGAAGATGATAATAATCTTccgaaaatttcaaaatctgcgTATGTATCAGCGTGGGTTGTTGACATGTCGCATCCAAAAGAAATAGAATCAGATAAATCTATGTTGAATTACAATTGTAAAAAGCCTTGTGATAGAAATTGTGAAAATTTAAGGAAGGAGACAAAATCTATTGATAAAAGTAGAAGTTCTGTCGAATCAGATACTAGTGAAAAATCAGGTCATAAATTTTTCATTGATTTGTCCACATTGCCTGACACCTTACCTCCGGAAAAACCAATAACTGATGACAATACTAATGAAAAGACGAACATGTTTTCCATGTATATAGGTTTGGGAGAAAATACGTCACTTAAAGAAATGCCTTCTCGACTATCGTCttctataaacaataaaaagcaGGTAACTGAATGTAAAGGTTCTTCAAAGTCGAAATCTCCAAAATCCATAGTCAACGAAAGACTGAGTGCGATTACAAAGGAACACGATgcttcttttgaaaaatgcgaTTCTTCTTTTGAGAAATACGAGTCCCTGTGCGAGGATCCTAACATAAGTATCTCTGAAATAATATCTGTGGCGGTTTCTGGATGTCCTAAAAGTATAAATGAAACTGAAAAGTTTCATGAAACTGAAAAGAACAAAATTGAAAAGCCAACGCTTCGACGTGTAAATGGAGATAATTATATTAAGATGAATACAGTAAATGTTATACATGAAGAAACTGCTAATACTTCAGATGAGGCGGCTGATCTGTTTGTTAAGTTATCGGATTTAGATAAACCGACTATAAAATCAGatatttttaagaaagaaaGTTTTGATCCAAGGATGACGCGATCGATTCCAGACAACAATTGGCCCGAACAAAGTGCCCAAGCGGCATCATCTAGATCCAGTGAAGTTATTAGCTCATTTCATTCAGAAAATGCATTGAGTTTGAATAGACTATTTCCTCATTTAAAAAACGAGTTCAGTAAAAGTATGCCGATTTCATTATCTGGAAGAATGTATTTTCGACCCAGAACCACATCAAGTGTCGGAGAAATTGATGAACCAGTGTCAGACTTGTCTGAAATTAGCAGCATTCACAGCAGTATATGCCGCTCTGTAATtggtaagattttattttttccataGTGATCGGTGCTTTCTAATATTTTCTTAGTTTACTAAGAATATTTCTGTGCCGTAtgttttaccaataaaatattataaaagatcatttttgtatatgtatatatggatTTAAAAACGCAATTGATTATTGTAATTTCAGAAAACAGCACCACTGAGGAAACAAGTCAAACATCAAGTTTAATAGGAAACTGTCAGTCTAGATTAGGCCAAGACTTGTTGCGGATGTTCTTGGAAGAAATCGCGCCAGATGTAATAGTGGAGGCATCAGGGAAACGTATCAAAGCTCATAAATGTATATTGTCATCAAGGtgtgtttttaaattcattaaaaattccAATTAAACTATTTGAAGAGTGAAAACTAATACCTAGTTCTTTTTTGCTGTTTTAGATGTCAATATTTCGCTGGCATTTTGAGCGGTGGTTGGGTTGAAAGTGCTGGAAATGTCATTGTTTTGCCGCCGTAAgtacaaatttataaattagcAAATGCCCACGAATTCTACCTTCATCAGGCTTTTTATCCCTCTCCTTTTTCTCGAGgcaaatatctttaaattttaGTAGAATTTAACAAAACTCTAATTTCAGCTTGTTAGTATTTTCAAGTAGGCGTTGCGATATCAACCTTATTTTGTAGATATAAGATAATAGAATAACATAGCTTTATCtacctacttgaaaattttGACCTTATCAGTGCATCTTGTTTTTACTGGCACATCTATATATTCACACACAATGATTAAAGCGAGTGAACGCAAGATGTCTTTTTCGCAGTTTTCAGTATGACGTCACGTCTATCGTTTCATAGACACTTGAGCGTAGTTTGTAAATGTGTTGTAGTGCCTGTACCTCCTCCGGACCGGACCGGCagactaaaaaattaaataagctgccatcatcatcatttcctttcccttatcctacttggtggggtcggaaaaatatgtcaattttttccatttgtctctattactcgtcaactcatcctCCACTCCCTTAACACACATATTCTGTTTCACACACTCCAGCCaactcttctttggccttcctctcctcttatgtccttccacttgcacattcaacatttttccaGTAATTTGACTTTCCTCCCCACTCCCTTTCCTTCctcattacatgtccataccaagctaacctactcctcaatttttctgtcactgacgCCACTTTAGACTTCCTCTCATACtctttccttattttatctattcttgtcacaccacacatctaTCTCAACATActcatttcgttcacatgcattatTTTACTATCCGTCTCTTTTACCGCGCAACATTTTGTAccgttttgtacatttttttaccCTTAAGTTTAAGTGGCATTCGAAGGTCGACCTGTCGCCATATCATCCATACCGCATTCAGTCTGCTTTTCACatctcggtccacattgccgTCGTTTTGAAAAACTGACCTGAGGTATCGAAAATCGGAGCAACCGGTGGGGATACACCATTCAAGCTGCCATCAAAATGATAATATTGTATACTTAATCTAAGCCTGTACTTTAATTACCTAAAATGAAAAACATACCAAAACACATTTTAAATGTTCATACAAATCTTCTTTGTTTTTCAGGTTTTCGTTCGAAGTGGTACATTTTGCTCTATGCCATATATATTCGGGTCTTTCTACTATTCCCGATTCAATAAGTATTGTGGAACTCGCCACAATAGCTGATATGCTCAGTCTAGAAGGATTAAAAGAGGCAATAATGTTCACTCTGAAGGCTAAATATTGTCATCATTTTCACAGGGTAATTGAAACATTTTCATACatatgttaattaatataataataaaacaatagagCTAACTTTACCTTTAAAATTACTAGTTTGCGCAATAATTAGTACTTTTAtttcataacaaaatatttttattaaataaaaaaaaaaaataacaaaatattttgtattgtaatttaaaaagtcTCTTTTAATGGTTAGAGCTGTAGTTTTGGTTGTTGCAtacatcagtggcgtgcacaatttttttaactagggtatgcattgtaggtacaaattgtacaaattcCACATCCAATACTGGTACGTAAttaatcctcagggtatgcattgcgtttatgcatctatgaagtgcacgccactgcatacaTTGTGGCCATTCTGTAGCtgtaatattgttttaactCTTATTGATAATATATATTGGGTGGCTATTGGTTTACAATCAAAGAAAAATACAACATGATACGTAtgatattaacattttataacacACCTGCGttactattaacataaaaaGCTGACTCTAATCCTATAATGCTTTTTTAGCCGTGTCAAGTTTGCACAGCCGGTGTTCTGGAATGCTTTCCACTATCATCAGTATATGGATTAGATGATTTATATCGCAAATGCCTACGGTGGATTACGaaatattttgcaaaagtaTGGCCTACTAAAGCTTTCGCTACATTACCCAAGGAACTATTGGACAAATGTTATCAAGAGCATATTGTTAATTTGTCAATTGAAAATCTCATTGATACCGTTTATGGATGTGGTTTAACAGGTgtgaataaaattacataattattattatttaataaaccgGGTCACTTTGCACTGTGtcagaataaaataatagttgactcatatcaaatctaatatataaaattctcgtgtcgcggtgttcgaacttgaactcctccgaaacggctcgaccgattttgatgaaattttttgtgcatattcagtaggtctgagaatcggccaacatctatttttcaaacccctaaatcctaggatagggtagtggtagggtaggggtatggtataggaatagggtaggggtagggtagcggtagggtaggggtagcgtaggggtagggtaggggtagggtagggtagtggtagggtaggtttatgggatagggtaggggtagggtagtggtagggtagttgtagggtagggtagggtaggggtagagtagaggtagggtaggggtaggggtaggagtatggtagtataggtagggatagggaagaagtgcaaataaataaattaataagtcaaagcgaagcttgagcgagtccgctagtctatatatataaaagaaaatttggtttgttacaacacttataactcaagaaacgcgggaccgatttggctgaaaatcgGTGGAAAGGTAacttagaaccaggagaaggacataggatacttagggtaggggtagggttgagtagggtatggtagggtagttgtagagtagggatagggtaggtgtGGGGTacgggtatggtagggtagggcaggtgcagtgtagggtagaagtagggtaggggtaaggtgggagtagaataggatcgGGGTAgggaataagtcaaagcgaagcttgataaGTACGCTAgtttaatttatacaataataatttcgtattatatacataataagggtccgaaatatattgataaaaatcatttaatattggccatatttaaaagatatggcaaatattcttttgaaaaaaaaagaagtgtcaactagcctattgagtTATATCAGACTAGCGAAGCGATGGAAGTCTAAGTCGCGCAGCATGATATGAATAGGTACTGTCCATAATATGAGTATCGCCTGTACCTATTTGagcattattttgttaaaaaggttATAGTTAGTTGGCCTTAAAAGGTTGATAAAGTCATACATAATTTTTTCGTAACTTTAATCGATTACACTCACGCAACGGAAGctctcaaaataatattttctcgtTTTTGCCACACTTTTCATTACATATTggccagc
This genomic interval from Bicyclus anynana chromosome Z, ilBicAnyn1.1, whole genome shotgun sequence contains the following:
- the LOC112053953 gene encoding uncharacterized protein LOC112053953 isoform X1, giving the protein MPNSRFKPSAASVSSASDEASKLELYLQRQLEEDVARIFDESIYCDLEVVCGKLKILTHSCILKARTNIFYNKLEAILHFNIGKEVFDEIYSFISDAYTECDIKNQENEILIFLKSKIFNALSDSNQVKENTDDIEVYLTPNCTSPFAEKFQQITCLSPSTELTKEYYALVHIERNLLEQELIEQDALSNAFQTIIKSQDRKAHKDIQRNKPTSLSLISSHSSKTIKHSNNCDNYNELPNENTFVKNCEVISYEPIQSTKTCQSYKVFENNLSKTKEIVGEKVLDTTYSPDSLITDDPSSSSDYLSAAYTCSPALGSSGCFPQLNVGENCSKMENIFTSSDSGLENTGMLESLTSHKDVTLTDISLTESTLNDVTTEETNHSQGSISSPEADGLQIQKVIDDTGTSSLNGIKGAEGCNSQRNLCLGKQDDVKYSKTSKEEKQRQNEEIVILESSSVSSETGSWESVFPPKITDKEICIKFIHNERQYVKNHETFKNKPNYIDNQNNEKTLIKHSTPCFIDAASLADEEQISVQSSNINDIEGGISRPNLIPMPSKPVPCSTVNKQDNSPGDWSESNDNDDSLEQGDNKETDSIQKDLSPTIFEMTPITDDSLSANITVGNKTSSERNVVSRSESEKPASLASGTVYTVTTPHNSITSLKISSLKHYKSEESEADTIISKECYSNFSSGKYKECSSIVPDDTSIEDVYTPKYGIQSSSPLVLRKKENMSIVPGTSSSNEDDNNLPKISKSAYVSAWVVDMSHPKEIESDKSMLNYNCKKPCDRNCENLRKETKSIDKSRSSVESDTSEKSGHKFFIDLSTLPDTLPPEKPITDDNTNEKTNMFSMYIGLGENTSLKEMPSRLSSSINNKKQVTECKGSSKSKSPKSIVNERLSAITKEHDASFEKCDSSFEKYESLCEDPNISISEIISVAVSGCPKSINETEKFHETEKNKIEKPTLRRVNGDNYIKMNTVNVIHEETANTSDEAADLFVKLSDLDKPTIKSDIFKKESFDPRMTRSIPDNNWPEQSAQAASSRSSEVISSFHSENALSLNRLFPHLKNEFSKSMPISLSGRMYFRPRTTSSVGEIDEPVSDLSEISSIHSSICRSVIENSTTEETSQTSSLIGNCQSRLGQDLLRMFLEEIAPDVIVEASGKRIKAHKCILSSRCQYFAGILSGGWVESAGNVIVLPPFSFEVVHFALCHIYSGLSTIPDSISIVELATIADMLSLEGLKEAIMFTLKAKYCHHFHRPCQVCTAGVLECFPLSSVYGLDDLYRKCLRWITKYFAKVWPTKAFATLPKELLDKCYQEHIVNLSIENLIDTVYGCGLTVASLQNNRWSDSVARMCRRLVNAAAHFSAPRLLAILEMTSTVPDAPQPAQQALDDCLATAIEWAPPDETCRAYAYLSHLVKEIRSQYISKPDLITNGNQIYKLPEPNNILFTHATSWRLQCEGALVRAAPRVVGTQAFKDLPSDLRRRLRELGCIMYGPQAIPLTTSTPQEKIKNTYHNRPNRISNACNTQSLEMEKVRKSFVPYKPKPATVMGSKDKVTSNSELREIRKPNKVTAPKVRTTKAQEERAKFNQTKSLTTQECVGNNKHAPARPNLFGNTKPRYLGARLVKENEKKGSTKKFVYKVVSSSESSRNSSPVQCRHLRGSRMKVTQKGEQKPHVMSQDSLATNSRPRTAEPSTDSLSESQNSNRYATYTKTKHTSKGSVDSVMSKYQGISPSSLINANIKTKIPVYMNQNSISANGSANKQVNKMKTGTNQANMKGKTKSCDRKVSGSLMNATKSSSAKIVPKLSKELQTSNSHSVKPIKQPKTGLKYTSRRDNGEREHHIPVMERSGTFLKDEPTFGDKTAAISIDKDL
- the LOC112053953 gene encoding uncharacterized protein LOC112053953 isoform X2, giving the protein MPNSRFKPSAASVSSASDEASKLELYLQRQLEEDVARIFDESIYCDLEVVCGKLKILTHSCILKARTNIFYNKLEAILHFNIGKEVFDEIYSFISDAYTECDIKNQENEILIFLKSKIFNALSDSNQVKENTDDIEVYLTPNCTSPFAEKFQQITCLSPSTELTKEYYALVHIERNLLEQELIEQDALSNAFQTIIKSQDRKAHKDIQRNKPTSLSLISSHSSKTIKHSNNCDNYNELPNENTFVKNCEVISYEPIQSTKTCQSYKVFENNLSKTKEIVGEKVLDTTYSPDSLITDDPSSSSDYLSAAYTCSPALGSSGCFPQLNVGENCSKMENIFTSSDSGLENTGMLESLTSHKDVTLTDISLTESTLNDVTTEETNHSQGSISSPEADGLQIQKVIDDTGTSSLNGIKGAEGCNSQRNLCLGKQDDVKYSKTSKEEKQRQNEEIVILESSSVSSETGSWESVFPPKITDKEICIKFIHNERQYVKNHETFKNKPNYIDNQNNEKTLIKHSTPCFIDAASLADEEQISVQSSNINDIEGGISRPNLIPMPSKPVPCSTVNKQDNSPGDWSESNDNDDSLEQGDNKETDSIQKDLSPTIFEMTPITDDSLSANITVGNKTSSERNVVSRSESEKPASLASGTVYTVTTPHNSITSLKISSLKHYKSEESEADTIISKECYSNFSSGKYKECSSIVPDDTSIEDVYTPKYGIQSSSPLVLRKKENMSIVPGTSSSNEDDNNLPKISKSAYVSAWVVDMSHPKEIESDKSMLNYNCKKPCDRNCENLRKETKSIDKSRSSVESDTSEKSGHKFFIDLSTLPDTLPPEKPITDDNTNEKTNMFSMYIGLGENTSLKEMPSRLSSSINNKKQVTECKGSSKSKSPKSIVNERLSAITKEHDASFEKCDSSFEKYESLCEDPNISISEIISVAVSGCPKSINETEKFHETEKNKIEKPTLRRVNGDNYIKMNTVNVIHEETANTSDEAADLFVKLSDLDKPTIKSDIFKKESFDPRMTRSIPDNNWPEQSAQAASSRSSEVISSFHSENALSLNRLFPHLKNEFSKSMPISLSGRMYFRPRTTSSVGEIDEPVSDLSEISSIHSSICRSVIENSTTEETSQTSSLIGNCQSRLGQDLLRMFLEEIAPDVIVEASGKRIKAHKCILSSRCQYFAGILSGGWVESAGNVIVLPPFSFEVVHFALCHIYSGLSTIPDSISIVELATIADMLSLEGLKEAIMFTLKAKYCHHFHRPCQVCTAGVLECFPLSSVYGLDDLYRKCLRWITKYFAKVWPTKAFATLPKELLDKCYQEHIVNLSIENLIDTVYGCGLTVASLQNNRWSDSVARMCRRLVNAAAHFSAPRLLAILEMTSTVPDAPQPAQQALDDCLATAIEWAPPDETCRAYAYLSHLVKEIRSQYISKPDLITNGNQIYKLPEPNNILFTHATSWRLQCEGALVRAAPRVVGTQAFKDLPSDLRRRLRELGCIMYGPQAIPLTTSTPQEKIKNTYHNRPNRISNACNTQSLEMEKVRKSFVPYKPKPATVMGSKDKVTSNSELREIRKPNKVTAPKVRTTKAQEERAKFNQTKSLTTQECVGNNKHAPARPNLFGNTKPRYLGARLVKENEKKGSTKKFVYKVVSSSESSRNSSPVQCRHLRGSRMKVTQKGEQKPHVMSQDSLATNSRPRTAEPSTDSLSESQNSNRYATYTKTKHTSKGSVDFMSKYQGISPSSLINANIKTKIPVYMNQNSISANGSANKQVNKMKTGTNQANMKGKTKSCDRKVSGSLMNATKSSSAKIVPKLSKELQTSNSHSVKPIKQPKTGLKYTSRRDNGEREHHIPVMERSGTFLKDEPTFGDKTAAISIDKDL
- the LOC112053953 gene encoding uncharacterized protein LOC112053953 isoform X3, producing the protein MPNSRFKPSAASVSSASDEASKLELYLQRQLEEDVASDAYTECDIKNQENEILIFLKSKIFNALSDSNQVKENTDDIEVYLTPNCTSPFAEKFQQITCLSPSTELTKEYYALVHIERNLLEQELIEQDALSNAFQTIIKSQDRKAHKDIQRNKPTSLSLISSHSSKTIKHSNNCDNYNELPNENTFVKNCEVISYEPIQSTKTCQSYKVFENNLSKTKEIVGEKVLDTTYSPDSLITDDPSSSSDYLSAAYTCSPALGSSGCFPQLNVGENCSKMENIFTSSDSGLENTGMLESLTSHKDVTLTDISLTESTLNDVTTEETNHSQGSISSPEADGLQIQKVIDDTGTSSLNGIKGAEGCNSQRNLCLGKQDDVKYSKTSKEEKQRQNEEIVILESSSVSSETGSWESVFPPKITDKEICIKFIHNERQYVKNHETFKNKPNYIDNQNNEKTLIKHSTPCFIDAASLADEEQISVQSSNINDIEGGISRPNLIPMPSKPVPCSTVNKQDNSPGDWSESNDNDDSLEQGDNKETDSIQKDLSPTIFEMTPITDDSLSANITVGNKTSSERNVVSRSESEKPASLASGTVYTVTTPHNSITSLKISSLKHYKSEESEADTIISKECYSNFSSGKYKECSSIVPDDTSIEDVYTPKYGIQSSSPLVLRKKENMSIVPGTSSSNEDDNNLPKISKSAYVSAWVVDMSHPKEIESDKSMLNYNCKKPCDRNCENLRKETKSIDKSRSSVESDTSEKSGHKFFIDLSTLPDTLPPEKPITDDNTNEKTNMFSMYIGLGENTSLKEMPSRLSSSINNKKQVTECKGSSKSKSPKSIVNERLSAITKEHDASFEKCDSSFEKYESLCEDPNISISEIISVAVSGCPKSINETEKFHETEKNKIEKPTLRRVNGDNYIKMNTVNVIHEETANTSDEAADLFVKLSDLDKPTIKSDIFKKESFDPRMTRSIPDNNWPEQSAQAASSRSSEVISSFHSENALSLNRLFPHLKNEFSKSMPISLSGRMYFRPRTTSSVGEIDEPVSDLSEISSIHSSICRSVIENSTTEETSQTSSLIGNCQSRLGQDLLRMFLEEIAPDVIVEASGKRIKAHKCILSSRCQYFAGILSGGWVESAGNVIVLPPFSFEVVHFALCHIYSGLSTIPDSISIVELATIADMLSLEGLKEAIMFTLKAKYCHHFHRPCQVCTAGVLECFPLSSVYGLDDLYRKCLRWITKYFAKVWPTKAFATLPKELLDKCYQEHIVNLSIENLIDTVYGCGLTVASLQNNRWSDSVARMCRRLVNAAAHFSAPRLLAILEMTSTVPDAPQPAQQALDDCLATAIEWAPPDETCRAYAYLSHLVKEIRSQYISKPDLITNGNQIYKLPEPNNILFTHATSWRLQCEGALVRAAPRVVGTQAFKDLPSDLRRRLRELGCIMYGPQAIPLTTSTPQEKIKNTYHNRPNRISNACNTQSLEMEKVRKSFVPYKPKPATVMGSKDKVTSNSELREIRKPNKVTAPKVRTTKAQEERAKFNQTKSLTTQECVGNNKHAPARPNLFGNTKPRYLGARLVKENEKKGSTKKFVYKVVSSSESSRNSSPVQCRHLRGSRMKVTQKGEQKPHVMSQDSLATNSRPRTAEPSTDSLSESQNSNRYATYTKTKHTSKGSVDSVMSKYQGISPSSLINANIKTKIPVYMNQNSISANGSANKQVNKMKTGTNQANMKGKTKSCDRKVSGSLMNATKSSSAKIVPKLSKELQTSNSHSVKPIKQPKTGLKYTSRRDNGEREHHIPVMERSGTFLKDEPTFGDKTAAISIDKDL